One window of Mustelus asterias unplaced genomic scaffold, sMusAst1.hap1.1 HAP1_SCAFFOLD_600, whole genome shotgun sequence genomic DNA carries:
- the gatc gene encoding LOW QUALITY PROTEIN: glutamyl-tRNA(Gln) amidotransferase subunit C, mitochondrial (The sequence of the model RefSeq protein was modified relative to this genomic sequence to represent the inferred CDS: inserted 1 base in 1 codon), which yields MWSFAGRAAQAVPLSGWLRPIQALNPRAAVWGKRPGGAGLEQPEPEPGRSKVPQSPTWQLVEVGELPEVSMEMIDHLERLALVDFQNQEGVERLADAIQFANQLHVVDTEGVEPMDSVLEDRALYLRADKVTEGYCAEVILSNAKHAIEEYLVAPPGNIPLPXERDGLLQRSNW from the exons ATGTGGAGCTTCGCCGGCAGAGCCGCTCAGGCGGTGCCGCTGTCCGGGTGGCTGAGGCCTATCCAGGCTCTGAATCCCCGAGCTGCCGTGTGGGGGAAGCGGCCCGGAGGCGCCGGGCTCGAGCAGCCGGAGCCAGAGCCGGGCCGGAGTAAG GTGCCTCAGAGTCCGACCTGGCAGCTTGTTGAGGTTGGAGAACTTCCAGAG GTATCCATGGAGATGATTGACCACCTGGAAAGATTGGCACTCGTCGATTTTCAGAACCAGGAGGGTGTGGAGAGGCTGGCAGATGCCATACAGTTTGCCAACCAGCTGCATGTTGTTGACACGGAGGGAGTGGAGCCAATGGATTCAGTGTTGGAGGACAG GGCTTTGTACTTGCGTGCGGACAAGGTCACAGAAGGTTACTGTGCAGAGGTTATCCTGAGCAATGCAAAGCACGCTATAGAGGAATACCTTGTAGCGCCTCCAG GCAATATTCCACTGC AAGAGAGAGACGGTCTTCTCCAGCGTTCTAACTGGTGA
- the LOC144487122 gene encoding serine/arginine-rich splicing factor 9-like, translated as MKIVVLDLNYLFAKWLNLTSGLHFNRTIHVHLSWASSEASEINRSIINILLVATLTGSFFALHIGRHFQIGGKLWLNFFLPPCIGRDAQDAVYGRNGYDYGIYRLRVEFQRGRGVGGGSRGRPGPTARRSDFRVIVSGLPSSGSWQDLKDHMREAGDVCYADVLGEGAGVVEFLRKEDMDYAVRKLDDTKFRSHEGETAYIRVRADKPRSSSYGRSRSRSLSRGRYSPYQSRSSPRYSPRPQYR; from the exons ATGAAGATTGTGGTCTTGGATCTGAATTACCTTTTTGCTAAATGGCTGAATCTTACTTCCGGGCTGCATT TCAACAGGACCATCCATGTACATCTCAGCTGGGCATCCTCTGAAGCATCTGAAATAAATAGATCAATTATAAACATCCTATTGGTGGCAACATTGACTGGATCTTTCTTTGCGTTACACATAGGAAGGCATTTCCAAATAGGTGGAAAATTGTGGCTTAACTTCTTCCTCCCCCCTTGCATTGGCAGAGATGCACAAGACGCAGTCTATGGAAGAAATGGTTATGATTATGGAATCTATCGTTTACGGGTGGAGTTCCAGAGAGGCAGAGGAGTCGGCGGTGGATCTAGAGGAAGACCAGGACCAACTGCCCGCAGATCAGATTTCAGGGTCATTGTCTCTG GACTACCTTCCTCTGGCAGCTGGCAGGATTTGAAGGATCACATGCGAGAGGCCGGTGATGTTTGCTATGCAGATGTTCTGGGAGAAGGTGCTGGAGTGGTGGAATTCCTCCGCAAGGAGGACATGGATTATGCAGTACGGAAGCTTGATGATACAAAATTTCGTTCTCATGAG GGAGAAACTGCTTACATTAGAGTTCGTGCAGACAAGCCCAGAAGTTCTAGTTATGGCAGGTCAAGATCAAGGTCCCTTTCTAGAGGTCGTTATTCTCCCTATCAAAGCAGAAGCTCCCCTCGGTATTCACCGAGACCCCAATATAGATGA